In Flavobacterium luteolum, the DNA window TCACCAAAGATTAAAAAAGCTAGAGCAATCTGGCGTAATCTCTGGCTCTAAGTTTACTGTAAACCCAAAAGTTTTGGGGTACAATACAATGGCGTTTGTGGGAGTTTATTTGGATAAAGCGTCTAGAAATTCCGAAGCCGTAAAAGAACTTCGCAAAATTCCAGAAGTTTTAGAATGTCATTATACAACAGGAAACTGGTCTGTTTTGATTAAAATTATCTGTCGTGACAACGAACACTTAATGCAGCTTTTAAATAACAAAATCCAAGCAATTGAAGGTGTTTCCAGAACCGAAACTTTTATCTCGCTAGATCAACAGATTGATAGACAGATACAGCTTTAGAATTAGATAATGTGTCAATTTGAAAATTAGATAATTCTAAAATTAAATGCTTCGACTCCACTCAGCCTGACAAACTTCATAAAACACAAAACCCGACAGGTTTTAAAAACCTGTCGGGTTTGCTATAAATTATCTAATTGACTAATTATCTCAATTAACGAATTAATTCCTTCTGCTTCCAGAATAAATTGAGATATAGTATAGCAACGTTGCAATAGAACCTATTGCTGCTACTACATAAGTTCTTGCAGCCCATTTTAAAGCATCTTTTGCTCCAGCTTGTTCTTCTTGCGTAAGCATATGTTTGTTTTCTAACCAAGCCAAAGCACGGTTACTTGCATCATATTCGACCGGAAGCGTAATAACTGAGAACAAAGTTGTTGCCGCGAAAATGATAATTCCGATTAATAATAATCCAGGAAAAACTTTAATCATTAAGATTCCTGCAATTAAAATCCACTGTACATAATTTGAAGCGACACTTACAATCGGCACTAACTTAGAACGCATTGTAAGCCATTCGTAACCAATTGCATGCTGTACGGCGTGACCGCATTCATGCGCTGCAACTGCGGCTGCGGCTGCATTACGATGGTTATAAACTGCTTCACTTAAATTGACTGTTTTATCTGAAGGATTATAATGATCTGTTAACTGACCTGGCGTCGAAATCACACGAACATCTGTAATTCCGTTATCGGCAAGCATTTTTTCAGCAATTTCTCGTCCGCTCATTCCGTTTCGTAATTGCAATTTCGAATACAATTCAAATTTACTTTTCAGCTGCGAGCTTACCAGCCAGCTGAACAACATGATAGCTCCAGCAATAATTAAATATCCTGATCCCATTTTTTTGTGTTTTTAGATTGATTTTTAAATTTACAAAACAAACTGCAAATTGTGAACCACTTTAACAAAATGTCATTTTGACATCATTTTACCACTTTTGACCTAATTCAGCATGTTGTTTTTGAGTAAAAAAGCAATTAATTCTGCCACATTCTTCATTTTATACTTCTGAAGAATATTGCGTCGGTGTGTTTGAACGGTTAAAAAACTTAAAAACAAATCGTCGGCTATTTCCTGAGTCGATTTTCCTTGCGAAAGCAATAATGCAATATCACGCTCTCTTCGGCTCAAACCTGGAATCCTTTCCAAATCTTCAGACAAAGGCTGGCTGATTATGGTTTTTACTTCTTCGCTAAAAACAATTTCGCCATCAATAGCTTTGTAAATACATTCTTTAAATTCATAAAAAGAAGCATTTTTAAGAATATATCCGTTTCCTCCATTCTGAATGAACTGCATAACCAAACTTCTTTCAGACTGGCTGCTCATACCTATAATTACAATTTTAGGATGCTTCTGCTTGATTGTTTTACACAGATCAACTCCATTTATAACGGGAAGAAAAATATCCATTAAAATCAAATCAACTTTATTGTCTTCGATATAATCTAAAAGTGCAATTCCAGATTCGAATTTTTCTACAATTTCTATATTATCTAAATCCGACAGCAAACCTGAAATTCCAGAAATCACAATCGGATGATCGTCTACTATTACCGTTTTATACTTCATAATCATGATTTGGGTTATATTTTAATTCTATATAGGTCGAAGTTCCTTTATCCAAAACTGAATCAATTTCAATTTTTCCATTCAAAAAAGCCACACGGTTCTTAATGTTTCGCAAGCCCATTCCGTCCCTTTTTTCTGCATATTCCAAATTAAAGCCAATTCCGTTATCTTCTACAGTAATAAAAAAAACATCTTTATTCTGCGAACAAGAAACCAGAATCTGAGAAGCTTTGGCATATTTTAAAGCATTATTTAAAAGTTCTTGAATGATTCTAAAAATCATAATTTTAAAATGTTGCGGTAAAGTTGTTTTTTTTATCAAATACTGAAATTCAATTGTTGTTTCGGCAGTTGAATGCGAAGCGCATAAATCTCTAAGCGCATGTTCGAGACCTAATTTCATTAAACTTTCAGGCATTAAATTCTGAGAAATATTACGAAGTTCTTTAATGGAATCATTCAGCATGCCATTTATATTAGACGCATTTTCATTTTTCTCACGATCGGGCAGATTCAAATGCATTTTAAGCCCAGAAAGCATACTTCCGAGTCCGTCGTGGAGATCTCTTGCAATCCTTTTACGCTCTATCTCTTCTCCTTCAATCAAAGCATTTGAAATCGATAATTTCTGCTGATTTTCTAATGCCTCGAGTTCCTGTTTATGATTTACTTCTTTCTGAAAACTTATTTTTTTCTGATAATTATTCCAGCTCCATAAAAACAAAACCGTTAGAAACAAAACAAATGAAAGCACGGCAAAAAGCATCATATTCAAACGATTATTATTAACCTGAAGAACTGCTTTTTCATTCTCTGACTGCAACAGACCAATTTTCTTTTCACTTTCTGCTTTTTTATATTTTGCTTCAAGCTCTACAATTTCACTTTTCAGTTTAGCATCGTTTAAACTATCATTTATAACATTGTATTTGTTCGAATAATAATACGCTTTCGGATATTCTTTCGTAGCATTATAAACTTTAGACAGCTCTTTGTAATAATTCTTTTTATCTACAATAAAAGGCGTTTTTTCGATCAGATATTCCAAATTACTCTTGGCTTTGCCGTAATTTTTCAGTTTAAAAAGCACTTCATATTCAGCAAATTTCAATCTGTTTACCGCAATAGCATTACTATGATTTTCTGCAGATTTAATTCCTTTTTCAAAACTCACTAATGCTTCATCATGTTTATTTTGTTTGGCATAATAAAGTCCTTCCGAATAAAAATAAGAATCATTCAAATTAGATTCTGGATATTTTTCTAAAGTCTCATATGCTTTGTCCAGAATTTCTTTAGCGTCATAAAAATGTTTCAGCTCGACTAAATTTTCTGCATTTATAATATAGGTTTCCATCTTAGACTCCGCTAAAGTTGCAGATTTCTTGGTAGCGCTTTCTATATATTTCTGTGCCTGATCTAAGTATTCAGCTGCTTTTTGGCGTTCCTCATTATTCATAAAAATAATGGCAACTGCTTTATTTAAAGCGCTGATTAATTCATAATCACCACTTCTTTTAGCAATAGGAATCGCTTCATTTATCAGCAATTTCATATAAGCATTCTCATTATTCTTTCGCTGTTGCATTATACCATAATTCTGCAGTATCACAGCACGAAGTTTATAAGCTTCTTTATTGCGGTATTTTTTAAGTTTAGCATTGGCATCGAGCAAGGTTTTTTCAAAACCTTCCAAATCGCCTTTCTCTATAAAACTGTAAGCATTATAAAAAATAGAGGCATCTTTTAGAAAAGGAAATTTGGCTTTAAGCTTATTTGCCTGTTCCAAATATTCTTTAGATTTTTTTGCATCCTGCGACATCAAAAACAGTTTTGATAATCTGAAACTATTCAAACTTTTGACGCTATCTGATTTTGTGTTTTTTGTGATTTTAACAATACTGTCAATGTAAACAGTATCATCATCTAATGAAAGAATTACTTGTGAATTGGAAATTGCGGTAAAAAATAAAAAAAATAATAAGGCGTAGATTTTCTTCATAAATGTGGCATTTACTCAAAGTTATTAAAGCTTAATGACTTTCGAAAAGAAACCGCTTGCTTTTACCTGATATCAGGTAATAAAAAATACATTTTATCAGGTATTGCCGTCCCGTAAGTAAGGGTCTAATTTTGTTGTAGATCTTACTATTAATTAAATATATACTATGAAATCAATTTTGAAAACCTTAGCAATTGTAATGACTCTTGCTTTTACAGCAGTTTCTTGCAGCAGTGATAATGATAATAAAGGAGGGAATAACTCAAGAGACGTTAAATACGAAATAACTGGAAACTTTTCTGGACAGATCGATGCAGTTTATATGGAGTCAGGAAATGCTGCACAAAGTGTAGATATTACCAAATTACCTTGGACTAAAGAATTTACTGCCTCTGCAAATACTGTCGGTGCAGGAGTACAAGCTTCAGGTCATGGAGGTGTTGTTGATCAAACTTTAACTGTAAAAATTTACGTTGGAGGAAAAGTAGAACAGGAAACGACTGCTAAAGCAAAAGCTGATGGAACAATCGTCGCAATTCCTGGTAATTTCATCTTCCCGCAATAATTTATAGAAATTTAAAATTTTAGATTTTTGTTTTTGGTAAAAGAAAGCTTCGCAATTGCGAAGCTTCTTTTTTTATGATTCTAACTGATGATTAACTTCTTCAAATTTTTCAATTAGACTATTTATTTTTTCCTGCTGTTTTTTGGTTTGTTTTGGATGAATATAAAACCAGTTAAACAACATCCAGAACAATGTAATTCCATATATTAAAATTGCCATCAAAGGAGTCATCTTACTCGCGTACTCATACATATAAAGGCAAATTCCAACGGTTAATAGAATAAAATACAAAGTCATCAGTTTT includes these proteins:
- a CDS encoding Lrp/AsnC family transcriptional regulator codes for the protein MKINSLLIEIDGIDKEILRYLMEDARKPILQIANKIGISGAAIHQRLKKLEQSGVISGSKFTVNPKVLGYNTMAFVGVYLDKASRNSEAVKELRKIPEVLECHYTTGNWSVLIKIICRDNEHLMQLLNNKIQAIEGVSRTETFISLDQQIDRQIQL
- a CDS encoding tetratricopeptide repeat-containing sensor histidine kinase, which produces MKKIYALLFFLFFTAISNSQVILSLDDDTVYIDSIVKITKNTKSDSVKSLNSFRLSKLFLMSQDAKKSKEYLEQANKLKAKFPFLKDASIFYNAYSFIEKGDLEGFEKTLLDANAKLKKYRNKEAYKLRAVILQNYGIMQQRKNNENAYMKLLINEAIPIAKRSGDYELISALNKAVAIIFMNNEERQKAAEYLDQAQKYIESATKKSATLAESKMETYIINAENLVELKHFYDAKEILDKAYETLEKYPESNLNDSYFYSEGLYYAKQNKHDEALVSFEKGIKSAENHSNAIAVNRLKFAEYEVLFKLKNYGKAKSNLEYLIEKTPFIVDKKNYYKELSKVYNATKEYPKAYYYSNKYNVINDSLNDAKLKSEIVELEAKYKKAESEKKIGLLQSENEKAVLQVNNNRLNMMLFAVLSFVLFLTVLFLWSWNNYQKKISFQKEVNHKQELEALENQQKLSISNALIEGEEIERKRIARDLHDGLGSMLSGLKMHLNLPDREKNENASNINGMLNDSIKELRNISQNLMPESLMKLGLEHALRDLCASHSTAETTIEFQYLIKKTTLPQHFKIMIFRIIQELLNNALKYAKASQILVSCSQNKDVFFITVEDNGIGFNLEYAEKRDGMGLRNIKNRVAFLNGKIEIDSVLDKGTSTYIELKYNPNHDYEV
- a CDS encoding response regulator → MKYKTVIVDDHPIVISGISGLLSDLDNIEIVEKFESGIALLDYIEDNKVDLILMDIFLPVINGVDLCKTIKQKHPKIVIIGMSSQSERSLVMQFIQNGGNGYILKNASFYEFKECIYKAIDGEIVFSEEVKTIISQPLSEDLERIPGLSRRERDIALLLSQGKSTQEIADDLFLSFLTVQTHRRNILQKYKMKNVAELIAFLLKNNMLN
- a CDS encoding zinc metallopeptidase translates to MGSGYLIIAGAIMLFSWLVSSQLKSKFELYSKLQLRNGMSGREIAEKMLADNGITDVRVISTPGQLTDHYNPSDKTVNLSEAVYNHRNAAAAAVAAHECGHAVQHAIGYEWLTMRSKLVPIVSVASNYVQWILIAGILMIKVFPGLLLIGIIIFAATTLFSVITLPVEYDASNRALAWLENKHMLTQEEQAGAKDALKWAARTYVVAAIGSIATLLYYISIYSGSRRN
- a CDS encoding MmpS family transport accessory protein, translated to MKSILKTLAIVMTLAFTAVSCSSDNDNKGGNNSRDVKYEITGNFSGQIDAVYMESGNAAQSVDITKLPWTKEFTASANTVGAGVQASGHGGVVDQTLTVKIYVGGKVEQETTAKAKADGTIVAIPGNFIFPQ